A part of Saccharomonospora amisosensis genomic DNA contains:
- the pgeF gene encoding peptidoglycan editing factor PgeF: MRIRRIVTTREGGVSKPPFDSFNLGDHVGDDPGAVAANRRRLAAELGLSQRNLAWMEQVHGRKATIVDGSEQAPAEATDALVTDRPGVALVALVADCVPVLLGDPVAGVVAAVHAGRVGARVGVVPSAIEAMRSVGAEPHRMEALLGPAVCGACYEVPQEMVDDVEAHLPGSACRSRSGTPALDLRAGLWRQLADLGVGRIGVDPRCTVEDPTLFSHRRQQPTGRLAAITWFEE, translated from the coding sequence TTGCGCATCAGGCGGATCGTCACGACCAGGGAAGGCGGCGTCTCCAAGCCGCCGTTCGACTCGTTCAACCTCGGCGACCACGTCGGTGACGATCCCGGCGCCGTCGCCGCGAACCGGCGACGCCTCGCAGCCGAACTCGGGCTGTCCCAGCGGAATCTCGCCTGGATGGAGCAGGTCCACGGCCGCAAGGCGACGATCGTCGACGGTAGCGAGCAGGCCCCGGCCGAGGCGACCGACGCGCTCGTGACCGACCGTCCTGGCGTCGCCTTGGTAGCGCTGGTCGCCGACTGCGTGCCGGTGCTGCTCGGTGACCCGGTGGCCGGTGTGGTGGCCGCCGTGCACGCGGGCAGGGTGGGCGCCAGGGTCGGGGTGGTCCCGTCGGCGATCGAGGCGATGCGTTCGGTCGGCGCAGAGCCGCACCGGATGGAGGCGCTGCTCGGCCCCGCCGTCTGCGGTGCGTGCTACGAAGTGCCACAGGAAATGGTCGACGACGTGGAGGCGCACCTGCCCGGTAGCGCCTGCCGCAGCCGTAGCGGGACACCCGCACTTGACCTGCGTGCCGGCCTGTGGCGGCAGCTCGCCGACCTCGGGGTCGGCAGGATCGGCGTTGACCCGAGGTGCACTGTCGAGGACCCGACCCTGTTCAGCCACCGCAGGCAGCAGCCGACGGGCAGGCTGGCCGCGATCACGTGGTTCGAGGAGTGA
- a CDS encoding YggS family pyridoxal phosphate-dependent enzyme codes for MRREAELADALAAVRDRIARACAAANRSPDEVRLLAVTKTFPASDAALLADLGVTDLAENRDQEAAAKAREVARLRPGAAIRWHMVGRLQRNKARSVARWAQEVQSVDSPRLVDALARAVRAALDAGEADQPLDVLLQASLDDDPARGGCPLEELDELADRVTHNSEILHLRGLMAVAPLGADPAPAFERLAHAAERLRTDHPQATELSAGMSADLEAAIAHGSTCVRVGTALLGRRGLASP; via the coding sequence GTGCGGCGCGAGGCTGAACTCGCCGATGCGCTGGCCGCCGTCCGTGACCGCATCGCCAGGGCCTGCGCGGCGGCGAACCGGTCACCCGATGAGGTGCGATTGCTGGCCGTCACCAAGACCTTTCCCGCGTCCGACGCCGCGCTGCTCGCCGACCTCGGCGTCACCGACCTCGCAGAGAACCGCGACCAGGAGGCGGCCGCGAAGGCGCGTGAGGTGGCGCGGCTGCGCCCCGGCGCCGCGATCCGCTGGCACATGGTCGGGCGGTTGCAGCGCAACAAGGCTCGCTCCGTCGCGCGGTGGGCCCAGGAGGTGCAGTCGGTGGACTCACCGCGCCTGGTGGACGCGCTCGCGCGCGCGGTGAGGGCGGCACTGGACGCAGGCGAGGCGGACCAGCCCCTCGATGTGTTGCTCCAAGCCAGCCTTGACGACGATCCTGCGCGCGGTGGATGCCCGCTCGAAGAGCTTGATGAGCTCGCCGACCGCGTCACCCACAACAGTGAGATTCTGCACTTGCGCGGTCTCATGGCCGTCGCGCCGCTCGGCGCCGATCCGGCGCCCGCGTTCGAGCGGCTCGCGCATGCCGCTGAGCGTCTCCGTACCGACCACCCACAGGCCACGGAGCTGTCCGCGGGAATGAGCGCGGATCTCGAGGCCGCGATCGCGCATGGCTCGACCTGTGTGCGTGTCGGAACCGCGCTGCTCGGGCGTCGCGGTCTAGCCTCGCCGTAG
- a CDS encoding cell division protein SepF, with the protein MSALQKLKAYFGMVPADYDYDYDYDDRRGYSDDDYDGYGERPYKETPPRRPRPRYHVMDEFDDPEPPPARTRRRVEASEPPVHGSLAVDRQPDPVARLRPAAEPARQPARDPLSRIITLHPTSYVEAREIGEAYRDGTPVIINLTEMANADAKRLVDFAAGLAFALRGSMDKVTNKVFLLSPPDVDVTAEDRRRIAEGGLFLRH; encoded by the coding sequence ATGAGCGCGCTGCAGAAGCTGAAGGCCTACTTCGGAATGGTCCCTGCCGACTACGACTACGACTACGACTACGACGACCGGCGCGGCTACTCCGACGACGACTACGACGGCTACGGCGAGCGGCCCTACAAGGAGACGCCGCCACGCAGGCCACGCCCGCGCTACCACGTCATGGACGAGTTCGACGACCCGGAGCCGCCGCCCGCGCGCACCCGTCGCCGGGTGGAGGCCTCCGAACCGCCCGTGCACGGCTCGCTGGCGGTCGATCGTCAGCCCGATCCGGTGGCCAGGCTGCGGCCGGCAGCCGAGCCCGCCCGGCAACCGGCGCGCGACCCGCTGAGCCGCATCATCACGCTGCACCCGACCAGCTACGTCGAGGCGCGGGAGATCGGCGAGGCCTACCGGGACGGCACCCCGGTGATCATCAATCTGACGGAGATGGCGAACGCCGACGCCAAGCGGCTCGTCGACTTCGCAGCGGGCCTGGCCTTCGCGCTGCGCGGATCGATGGACAAGGTCACCAACAAGGTGTTCTTGCTCTCACCCCCCGACGTGGATGTGACCGCGGAGGACCGCAGACGCATCGCCGAGGGCGGCTTGTTCCTACGGCACTGA
- a CDS encoding YggT family protein yields the protein MEAVRLILYWLLFAFWLLLMARIVVELVRAFARDWRPAGGVAVTLETIYTVTDPPVRLVRRIIPIMRIGGVGLDLSIMVLLLVVFILMQLAYPG from the coding sequence GTGGAAGCGGTCCGCTTGATCCTGTATTGGCTGCTCTTCGCCTTCTGGCTGCTGCTGATGGCGCGCATCGTGGTGGAGCTCGTCAGAGCGTTCGCCCGCGACTGGCGTCCGGCGGGTGGAGTTGCGGTGACGCTCGAGACCATCTACACAGTGACCGACCCACCCGTTCGACTCGTCCGTCGGATTATTCCGATCATGCGGATCGGCGGCGTCGGGCTGGACCTATCGATTATGGTGCTGCTGTTGGTTGTGTTCATACTGATGCAACTGGCGTATCCCGGGTAA
- the wag31 gene encoding DivIVA-like cell division protein Wag31, giving the protein MSLTPADVHNVAFSKPPIGKRGYNEDEVDAFLDLVETELARLIEDNNELRQQVEQLDAELESTRSELESAKAAGGAQQHIPRDETPSRRLAPVPPPTSAMEQTQTHGFMGDSGEPNVQAAKVLGLAQEMADRLTAEAKTESDSMLAEARTKSEQLLSDARSKADSMVNEARTRAETMLNDARTRAETLERQAREKATNMDREAQRKYTETMNNLNTEKSALNKKIEELRTIEREYRTRLRGFLESQLRELDDRGSAAPASASSGSGQSSTSGGSSTGQGYSFGPRAEAG; this is encoded by the coding sequence ATGTCGTTGACCCCTGCTGACGTGCATAACGTCGCGTTCAGCAAGCCTCCAATCGGCAAGCGGGGCTATAACGAGGACGAGGTGGACGCCTTCCTCGACCTGGTGGAGACCGAGCTTGCGCGGTTGATAGAGGACAATAACGAGCTGCGGCAGCAGGTCGAACAGCTCGATGCCGAGTTGGAATCGACTCGTAGCGAGCTGGAGTCCGCCAAGGCCGCGGGCGGTGCGCAGCAGCACATCCCTCGCGACGAGACGCCGTCGCGCAGGCTGGCGCCCGTGCCCCCGCCGACCTCGGCCATGGAGCAGACCCAGACCCACGGGTTCATGGGCGACAGTGGCGAGCCCAACGTGCAGGCCGCGAAGGTGCTGGGCCTGGCACAGGAGATGGCCGACCGGCTCACCGCCGAGGCCAAGACCGAGTCGGACAGCATGCTGGCCGAGGCGAGGACCAAGTCCGAGCAGTTGCTCTCCGATGCCAGGTCGAAGGCCGACTCCATGGTCAACGAGGCGCGCACCCGCGCGGAGACCATGCTCAACGACGCACGCACCAGGGCCGAGACGCTGGAGCGGCAGGCGCGCGAAAAGGCGACCAACATGGATCGCGAGGCGCAGCGCAAGTACACCGAGACGATGAACAACCTGAACACCGAGAAGAGCGCGCTCAACAAGAAGATCGAGGAGCTGCGCACGATCGAGCGCGAGTACCGCACCCGCCTGCGTGGGTTCCTCGAGTCACAGCTGCGCGAACTCGACGACAGGGGTTCCGCCGCGCCTGCCTCCGCCTCCTCCGGCTCCGGCCAGTCGAGCACGAGCGGCGGGAGCAGCACTGGCCAGGGCTACTCGTTCGGCCCCAGGGCCGAGGCAGGCTGA
- a CDS encoding DUF2207 domain-containing protein, with protein sequence MLYIVLILVLAALGLVVTALVTANSLWAWISIGLSVLAGALLVFDWWRRRSAAGTKPGSSEATEADGEGGGEPTASETGRAEPAAESAVASGQNSATDPSATTTGTARAPRAGAVEERDGDPAEEETDAADLLVVSELDAEVLVVDEHPRYHLSGCDWLEARATIPIAVKEARELGFTPCALCGPDATLASRRRGKRTFRK encoded by the coding sequence GTGCTCTACATCGTCCTCATCCTGGTACTGGCCGCGCTCGGCCTGGTGGTCACGGCACTCGTGACGGCCAACTCCCTCTGGGCGTGGATCTCGATCGGGTTGTCCGTGTTGGCGGGTGCGTTGCTGGTCTTCGACTGGTGGCGCAGGAGGTCGGCGGCAGGCACCAAACCAGGCTCGTCGGAGGCCACCGAAGCCGACGGTGAAGGCGGCGGCGAGCCCACCGCCTCGGAGACGGGTAGGGCGGAACCGGCCGCCGAATCGGCGGTGGCGTCGGGCCAGAACTCCGCGACCGATCCGAGCGCCACAACGACCGGCACGGCGCGGGCCCCACGCGCGGGCGCCGTGGAGGAGCGCGACGGCGATCCCGCCGAGGAGGAGACCGACGCCGCCGACCTGCTGGTGGTCTCCGAGCTGGACGCCGAGGTACTCGTCGTGGACGAACACCCGCGCTACCACCTCTCCGGATGCGACTGGTTGGAGGCAAGGGCCACCATCCCGATCGCCGTCAAGGAGGCCCGCGAGTTGGGCTTCACCCCGTGCGCGCTGTGCGGGCCGGACGCCACGCTCGCGTCCCGGCGCCGAGGCAAGCGCACCTTTCGCAAGTAG